The Acidimicrobiia bacterium genome includes a window with the following:
- a CDS encoding potassium-transporting ATPase subunit C, giving the protein MRRQLLPALLAMVVFTALTGVAYPLVVTGIAQVGIRDKANGSLVRRGGQVVGSHLIGQSFTDAEGNPLPQYFQSRPSAASGAAAKTTAGYDPTLSGASNLGPTNPLLIGFVPRLNTVDRRGNPSSANPFATAADPACVPTDPQGHPVTKPSAGQRYARSPDGSFVCDPDTVPERVLAYRAFNRLPAGAPVPVDAVTASASGLDPDISVANARLQAPRVAAARHLPAAVVLQLVEAHQSSRTAGVLGETTVNVLSLNLALDRLGR; this is encoded by the coding sequence ATGCGGCGACAGCTGCTGCCTGCGTTGTTGGCGATGGTCGTGTTCACGGCCCTGACCGGCGTCGCGTATCCTCTGGTCGTCACCGGGATCGCGCAGGTCGGGATCCGGGACAAGGCCAACGGCTCGCTGGTCCGGCGCGGCGGCCAGGTCGTCGGTTCCCACCTGATCGGCCAGAGCTTCACGGACGCGGAAGGCAACCCGTTGCCGCAGTACTTCCAGTCCCGTCCCTCGGCGGCCTCGGGCGCCGCCGCGAAGACGACGGCTGGGTACGACCCGACGCTGAGCGGGGCGTCGAACCTCGGTCCGACGAACCCGCTCCTGATCGGCTTCGTCCCCCGGCTCAACACCGTGGACCGCCGCGGCAACCCGTCGAGCGCCAACCCGTTCGCGACCGCGGCCGACCCCGCCTGCGTCCCCACCGACCCGCAGGGCCATCCGGTCACGAAGCCGTCGGCGGGGCAGCGGTACGCCCGGAGCCCGGACGGGTCCTTCGTCTGTGACCCGGACACGGTCCCGGAGCGGGTCCTCGCCTACCGAGCGTTCAACCGCCTCCCCGCGGGCGCCCCGGTGCCGGTCGACGCCGTGACGGCGTCGGCGTCGGGCCTCGATCCGGACATCTCGGTGGCGAACGCGCGGCTGCAGGCGCCGCGGGTCGCCGCGGCCCGGCATCTCCCGGCGGCGGTGGTGCTGCAGCTCGTGGAGGCGCACCAGTCGAGCCGCACCGCCGGCGTCCTCGGCGAGACGACCGTGAACGTCCTGTCGCTGAACCTGGCCCTCGACCGCCTCGGCCGGTAG
- the kdpB gene encoding potassium-transporting ATPase subunit KdpB has protein sequence MPVESRSLFDRQIVGRAVVDSFIKLNPRTLARNPVMFVVGVGSVLVTVLFFRDLPTSSAHLSVFAGLVALFLWFTVLFANFAEAVAEGRGKAQADTLRRTRSETVAHRRRADGTLEDVPSTELTVDDECVVSAGEMIPSDGEVIEGIASVDESAITGESAPVIRESGGDRSAVTGGTRVLSDQIVVRITARPGETFLDRMIALVEGSQRQKTPNEIALNILLAVLTIIFLLATVTLQPFAIYSKAEQSIVILVALLVCLIPTTIGGLLSAIGIAGMDRLVRRNVLAMSGRAVEAAGDCATLLLDKTGTITFGNRAADAFFPAEGVAEAELADAAQLSSLADETPEGRSIVVLAKERYGLRERELTGADLVPFTAQTRMSGVDLEGRSVRKGAADAVRRWVEEQGGSFPSQVATTVDSIAGQGGTPLVVAESGDGSAPAHARALGVIYLKDIVKPGISQRFADLRRMGISTVMITGDNPRTAAVIAKEAGVDEFLAEATPEDKMQLIKREQRGGRLVAMTGDGTNDAPALAQADVGVAMNTGTQAAKEAGNMVDLDSDPTKLIDIVEIGKQLLITRGSLTTFSIANDVAKYFAIIPAMFAGFATVKVLNDLNVMSLATPRSAVLSAVIFNALIIVALIPLALCGVKFVPKAATQLLRRNLFIYGLGGVVAPFIGIKLIDLLITALGVK, from the coding sequence ATGCCCGTGGAGTCCCGCTCGCTGTTCGACCGGCAGATCGTCGGCCGTGCCGTCGTGGACAGCTTCATCAAGCTGAACCCCCGCACGCTGGCGCGGAACCCGGTCATGTTCGTCGTCGGGGTCGGCAGCGTGCTGGTCACGGTCCTCTTCTTCCGGGACCTGCCCACGTCGAGCGCGCACCTCAGCGTCTTCGCCGGCCTGGTGGCGCTGTTCCTGTGGTTCACCGTCCTCTTCGCCAACTTCGCCGAGGCGGTCGCCGAGGGCCGGGGCAAGGCGCAGGCCGACACGTTGCGGCGGACACGCTCGGAGACCGTCGCCCACCGGCGGCGCGCCGACGGGACGCTCGAGGACGTCCCCAGCACCGAGCTGACCGTCGATGACGAGTGCGTCGTGTCGGCGGGAGAGATGATCCCCAGCGACGGCGAGGTCATCGAGGGCATCGCCAGCGTCGACGAATCGGCGATCACCGGCGAATCGGCGCCGGTCATCCGCGAATCGGGTGGGGACCGCTCGGCCGTGACCGGCGGCACTCGCGTCCTCTCGGACCAGATCGTGGTCCGGATCACGGCCCGGCCCGGCGAGACCTTCCTCGACCGCATGATCGCGCTCGTCGAGGGATCGCAGCGCCAGAAGACGCCGAACGAGATCGCCCTCAACATCCTGCTCGCCGTCCTCACCATCATCTTCCTGCTGGCGACCGTGACCTTGCAGCCCTTCGCGATCTACTCGAAGGCCGAGCAGAGCATCGTGATCTTGGTGGCGCTGCTCGTGTGCCTGATCCCCACGACGATCGGTGGGCTGCTCTCGGCGATCGGCATCGCCGGCATGGACCGCCTCGTCCGCCGCAACGTGCTGGCGATGTCCGGCCGGGCCGTGGAGGCGGCCGGGGACTGCGCGACGTTGCTCCTCGACAAGACCGGCACCATCACCTTCGGCAACCGCGCTGCCGACGCCTTCTTCCCCGCCGAGGGGGTCGCCGAGGCCGAGCTCGCCGACGCCGCGCAGCTCTCGTCGCTCGCCGATGAGACGCCCGAGGGACGCTCGATCGTGGTGCTGGCGAAGGAGCGCTACGGGCTGCGCGAACGCGAGCTCACCGGCGCGGACCTCGTGCCCTTCACGGCCCAGACCCGCATGAGCGGCGTCGACCTCGAGGGCCGGTCGGTGCGGAAGGGGGCGGCCGACGCGGTGCGACGCTGGGTCGAGGAGCAGGGCGGGTCGTTCCCGTCGCAGGTCGCCACCACCGTCGACTCGATCGCGGGCCAAGGCGGGACGCCGCTCGTCGTGGCCGAGAGCGGCGATGGGAGCGCGCCGGCGCACGCGCGAGCCCTGGGCGTGATCTACCTCAAGGACATCGTGAAGCCCGGCATCTCCCAGCGCTTCGCGGACCTGCGTCGCATGGGCATCTCCACCGTGATGATCACCGGTGACAACCCGCGCACGGCCGCGGTCATCGCGAAGGAAGCGGGCGTCGACGAGTTCCTCGCCGAGGCGACACCCGAGGACAAGATGCAGCTCATCAAGCGCGAGCAGCGGGGCGGACGGCTCGTCGCGATGACCGGCGACGGCACGAACGACGCGCCCGCGCTGGCGCAGGCCGACGTGGGCGTGGCGATGAACACCGGCACGCAGGCCGCCAAGGAGGCCGGCAACATGGTCGACCTCGATTCGGACCCCACGAAGCTCATCGACATCGTCGAGATCGGCAAGCAGCTGCTGATCACGCGCGGCTCGCTCACCACGTTCTCGATCGCCAACGACGTCGCCAAGTACTTCGCGATCATCCCGGCCATGTTCGCCGGGTTCGCCACCGTCAAGGTGCTCAACGACCTCAACGTCATGAGTCTGGCGACCCCACGCTCGGCGGTGCTGTCGGCGGTCATCTTCAACGCGCTCATCATCGTCGCCCTCATCCCGCTGGCGCTGTGCGGCGTGAAGTTCGTGCCGAAGGCCGCGACCCAGCTCCTGCGACGGAACCTCTTCATCTACGGGTTGGGCGGCGTCGTCGCGCCGTTCATCGGCATCAAGCTCATCGACCTCTTGATCACGGCCTTGGGGGTCAAGTAG